A portion of the Chondrinema litorale genome contains these proteins:
- a CDS encoding septal ring lytic transglycosylase RlpA family protein — protein sequence MIPKLNSLRNFIFFVIILNAGPLLAQYDIGYKETGKAAYYADKLHGRPTASGELYDKNAFTTAHKTLPFGTIIKVTNLGNNKSVNVKVNDRGPFQPGKMLDISRAAAEQIDLIKQGVAEVQLEILGDDAIMLPSNNNTTASTQNNNGIDYNAPAVSMNEVTANNGENINYQAVAQTQNNQQQTNNYNSLPETQPYNPPAAENKTRNIQNFPETSALTENNNIQASTASMEIDEVGFVQRGKAGFYPADRNGKVTVTGEEYNMNDLVASHPNIQLNSVVKVTNLDNGKIVMVRINDRPSAEDLSNETIIKLSLKAAQTLEIIEQKSADVKLEVIDTSNPIENVLTANTETEIPVTEEKIVEQKQVTLSAEEIVANRIKMLSEIIQPVNTYDLSGNVLNLDGFGIQVASYTDQLNAVEKALEFEKLQFKMVSIQAGWSNGQKSYRVLIGDFVSKEAAEPLMEFIKSKDLEPFLRKHIEAKNNN from the coding sequence ATGATACCTAAACTAAATTCTTTAAGAAACTTTATATTTTTTGTAATCATATTAAATGCAGGACCATTGCTTGCCCAGTATGATATTGGCTATAAAGAGACAGGAAAAGCTGCATATTACGCAGATAAGCTGCATGGTAGGCCAACAGCAAGTGGTGAATTGTATGATAAAAATGCCTTTACCACTGCACATAAAACACTTCCTTTTGGTACCATTATAAAAGTTACCAATCTTGGCAACAACAAATCAGTTAATGTAAAGGTAAACGATCGTGGCCCTTTTCAACCTGGCAAAATGCTAGATATTTCCAGGGCTGCTGCCGAACAAATAGATTTAATAAAGCAAGGAGTTGCAGAAGTACAATTAGAAATCTTAGGAGATGATGCAATCATGCTTCCTTCTAACAATAATACAACTGCTTCAACCCAAAACAATAATGGGATAGATTACAATGCGCCAGCAGTTTCAATGAATGAAGTTACTGCCAACAATGGTGAAAACATCAATTATCAAGCTGTTGCACAAACCCAAAATAACCAGCAGCAAACTAATAATTATAACTCACTACCTGAAACACAACCATATAATCCTCCAGCTGCAGAGAATAAAACCAGAAATATTCAAAACTTCCCAGAAACTAGTGCACTTACAGAAAATAATAATATTCAAGCTAGCACAGCTTCTATGGAAATAGACGAAGTAGGTTTTGTACAAAGAGGTAAAGCAGGCTTTTATCCGGCAGATAGAAACGGTAAAGTAACTGTAACAGGAGAAGAATATAATATGAATGATTTGGTTGCATCTCACCCTAATATTCAGTTAAACAGTGTAGTAAAAGTAACCAATCTGGATAATGGCAAAATTGTGATGGTTAGAATAAACGATAGACCTTCTGCAGAAGACTTGAGCAACGAAACCATAATCAAACTTTCTCTAAAAGCTGCCCAAACATTAGAGATTATCGAACAAAAATCTGCTGATGTAAAACTTGAAGTAATCGACACAAGCAATCCAATAGAAAATGTGCTTACTGCAAATACAGAAACAGAAATTCCTGTAACTGAAGAAAAAATTGTAGAGCAAAAGCAAGTAACTCTTTCTGCTGAAGAAATAGTTGCCAATAGAATCAAAATGCTTTCTGAGATTATACAACCTGTAAACACTTACGATTTGAGTGGCAATGTTCTAAACCTCGACGGATTTGGTATTCAAGTAGCATCTTATACCGATCAGTTAAATGCGGTAGAAAAAGCCTTAGAGTTTGAAAAGCTTCAATTTAAAATGGTATCGATACAAGCAGGTTGGAGCAATGGACAAAAATCTTATCGCGTGCTAATTGGCGATTTTGTAAGCAAAGAAGCAGCAGAGCCTTTAATGGAATTTATTAAAAGTAAAGACCTAGAACCTTTTTTAAGAAAACACATTGAGGCTAAAAACAATAATTAA
- a CDS encoding septal ring lytic transglycosylase RlpA family protein, with amino-acid sequence MSFKKNIIQTASFFCKFIFLGVCILTSEFAFSQAISKIGYTQEGNASYYPDNRNGAYTRSGERYSMYALEGAHQYIAFNSLVKVTNLDNNKEVYVRINDRPYTNSRILDLTLAAAKKLDMVGKPTTKVRIEIIANNNFRDNSYNSLVAQNNQVIQNTTPVTTTTSKFPTSIAVSKDLSLDKLEKIFAPVHTYTLSGQTVSPKGWGIQIGSFNEIKTAMEKAERLEQLQFKNIFIQSGWANKNKIYRVILGDFDKKEDAKEVESYIKNHYKGIFVKSHMLNNK; translated from the coding sequence GTGTCTTTTAAAAAAAACATCATTCAAACAGCTAGTTTTTTCTGTAAATTTATCTTTTTAGGAGTATGTATTCTTACATCTGAATTTGCTTTTTCTCAAGCAATTTCTAAAATTGGGTATACTCAAGAAGGTAATGCATCTTACTATCCAGATAACAGAAATGGAGCATACACCCGAAGTGGTGAACGGTATAGTATGTATGCACTTGAAGGAGCACATCAATACATTGCTTTTAATTCGCTAGTGAAAGTAACCAATCTGGATAACAACAAAGAAGTTTATGTTAGAATAAATGACAGACCATATACCAACTCTCGAATTCTCGACCTCACACTAGCTGCCGCTAAAAAATTAGATATGGTTGGCAAACCAACAACCAAAGTGCGTATAGAAATTATTGCCAACAACAACTTTAGAGATAATTCTTATAACAGTCTTGTTGCTCAAAACAATCAAGTAATACAAAACACCACACCTGTTACTACTACTACAAGCAAATTCCCGACATCCATTGCTGTATCTAAAGACTTATCGTTAGATAAGCTCGAAAAAATATTTGCGCCAGTTCATACTTATACTTTAAGTGGGCAAACAGTTTCACCAAAAGGTTGGGGTATACAGATTGGCTCTTTTAACGAAATTAAAACCGCTATGGAAAAAGCTGAAAGATTAGAGCAACTCCAATTTAAAAATATTTTTATCCAATCTGGCTGGGCAAACAAGAACAAAATTTACAGAGTAATTCTGGGAGATTTTGATAAAAAAGAAGATGCCAAAGAAGTAGAAAGCTACATAAAAAACCACTATAAGGGCATTTTTGTGAAATCTCACATGTTAAATAACAAATAG
- the fsa gene encoding fructose-6-phosphate aldolase, with amino-acid sequence MKFFIDTANLDEIKEAKEFGVLDGVTTNPSLMAKSGVKGKENIFKHYKTICEIVDADVSAEVIATTYEEIIKEGEELAAIDDRIVVKVPMIKDGIKAIKYFSDKGIRTNCTLVFSAGQAILAAKAGATYVSPFIGRLDDISFEGMDLIAQIVDIYETFSFDTQVLAASIRGPLHIVQAAESGADVATCPLSAILGLLKHPLTDIGLEKFLSDAKNFS; translated from the coding sequence ATGAAATTTTTTATTGATACTGCAAATCTTGACGAAATAAAAGAAGCCAAAGAATTTGGTGTACTTGATGGTGTGACGACAAACCCTTCCTTAATGGCAAAGTCTGGTGTTAAGGGAAAAGAAAATATTTTCAAACACTATAAAACTATTTGCGAAATCGTAGATGCTGACGTGAGTGCTGAGGTAATCGCTACAACCTACGAAGAAATTATTAAAGAAGGAGAAGAACTTGCAGCTATCGATGATCGCATAGTTGTAAAAGTTCCTATGATTAAAGATGGTATAAAAGCAATTAAGTATTTTTCTGATAAAGGAATTAGAACTAATTGTACACTTGTATTCTCTGCTGGACAAGCAATTCTAGCTGCAAAAGCGGGTGCTACTTACGTTTCTCCTTTCATCGGTAGATTAGACGATATCTCTTTCGAAGGTATGGATCTAATCGCTCAAATCGTTGATATCTACGAAACTTTCAGCTTTGATACTCAAGTATTAGCAGCTTCTATCAGAGGACCACTTCACATCGTACAGGCTGCTGAGTCTGGTGCTGATGTTGCAACTTGTCCTTTAAGTGCAATTCTTGGATTACTTAAGCACCCATTAACTGATATCGGTCTTGAGAAATTCTTAAGCGATGCTAAAAACTTTAGTTAA
- the fmt gene encoding methionyl-tRNA formyltransferase — translation MKRNLNIVFMGTPEFAVPSLEKLIETNYNIVGVVTAPDKPAGRGLKMQYSPVKESALKHNIPVLQPEKLKDEVFLQQLKDLNTNLIIVVAFRMLPEMIWSFPEYGTFNLHGSLLPQYRGAAPINWAVINGEKESGLTTFFLKKKIDTGDLILQEKEPISEDDTAGTLYERLMNKGAGLVLKTVQQIETESFTLTPQDNSQELKPAPKIFRDNCKIDFSKTTVEIYNFVRGLSPYPAAWTDKLGKTCKVFTSAIPVSIPENNGEEILTDQKTFLYLKTADSYISIVELQPAGKKKMPVDAFLRGYKL, via the coding sequence ATGAAGCGGAATTTGAACATAGTATTTATGGGAACACCTGAGTTTGCAGTTCCCTCGTTGGAAAAACTTATTGAAACCAATTATAATATCGTTGGAGTAGTTACTGCTCCCGATAAACCAGCAGGAAGAGGCCTTAAAATGCAATATTCTCCTGTAAAAGAATCTGCACTAAAACATAACATCCCTGTATTACAACCAGAAAAATTAAAAGACGAAGTATTCTTACAACAACTCAAAGACCTCAACACAAATCTAATAATTGTAGTGGCTTTCAGAATGTTACCAGAAATGATTTGGTCTTTTCCTGAATATGGCACTTTTAATTTACATGGATCTTTACTACCTCAATACAGAGGAGCTGCACCAATTAACTGGGCTGTAATTAATGGCGAAAAAGAATCTGGGCTAACTACATTCTTTTTAAAAAAGAAAATTGATACTGGCGATCTTATTTTACAGGAGAAAGAGCCGATTTCAGAAGACGATACAGCCGGAACACTTTATGAGCGCTTAATGAACAAAGGTGCCGGTCTCGTGCTTAAAACAGTGCAACAGATAGAAACAGAATCTTTTACCCTTACTCCACAAGACAATTCACAAGAATTAAAACCTGCTCCAAAAATATTTAGAGACAATTGTAAAATAGACTTTTCTAAAACCACTGTTGAAATATACAATTTTGTAAGAGGTTTATCTCCCTACCCAGCAGCATGGACAGATAAGCTTGGAAAAACTTGTAAAGTGTTTACATCAGCCATTCCAGTAAGTATTCCTGAGAATAATGGTGAGGAGATTCTTACCGATCAAAAAACATTTCTTTATTTAAAAACAGCAGACTCTTACATCAGCATTGTAGAACTACAACCTGCTGGCAAGAAAAAAATGCCTGTAGATGCTTTCTTAAGAGGCTATAAGCTATAA
- a CDS encoding pyridoxal phosphate-dependent aminotransferase — MRQRLIGDGASELSYEIRGIVKKAEQLQKYGKHIYWENIGDPIQKHNQVPLWMKNIVINLLKDNDTYGYCHSKGVYNTREYLAEMTNQLGGVQITADDILFFNGLGDAIAKLYQYIIPTSRVIGPSPAYSTHSSAEAAHANHNPITYRLNPENNWYPDLDELYLKVKYNPNIVSILIINPDNPTGMVYPLEVLERIVEIAKEFDLFLVSDEIYTNITYNGAQAHPLSTIIGDVPGIAMKGISKELPWPGSRCGWIEYYNRDKDPEFNSLCQTLDNAKMIEVCSTKLPQLAIPHVFSHPEYKSYREQTNKKIGQRSKIITDILKSVPGLTFNETFGAFYNTIIFNDGVLHNKQTLKIDHPEVKKMVEDEWITDDMPNDKRFIYYLLAAKGICAVPISSFASNLQGFRVTLLEEDEELLQNTFTMLKDAVEEYLAS; from the coding sequence ATGAGACAACGACTAATTGGTGATGGCGCAAGTGAGCTTAGCTATGAAATTCGAGGAATTGTGAAGAAAGCTGAGCAACTTCAAAAATATGGCAAACACATATATTGGGAGAATATTGGTGATCCGATTCAAAAACACAATCAGGTACCTCTTTGGATGAAAAACATTGTAATCAATCTTTTAAAAGATAATGATACATATGGTTACTGCCATTCTAAAGGTGTTTATAATACTAGAGAGTATCTTGCCGAGATGACAAATCAACTCGGTGGTGTACAGATCACTGCAGACGATATCTTATTCTTTAATGGACTAGGAGATGCCATAGCCAAATTATATCAATACATTATCCCTACATCAAGGGTAATAGGACCATCACCTGCCTATTCGACTCATTCTTCTGCCGAGGCAGCCCATGCTAATCATAACCCGATTACTTACAGATTAAACCCTGAAAATAATTGGTATCCAGATTTGGATGAGCTTTACCTTAAAGTAAAGTATAACCCAAACATAGTTAGCATTCTTATTATTAATCCGGATAACCCAACAGGTATGGTTTATCCACTAGAAGTGTTGGAGCGTATTGTAGAAATTGCCAAAGAGTTTGATCTATTTTTGGTGAGTGACGAGATATATACCAACATAACTTATAATGGTGCACAAGCACATCCACTTTCTACTATTATTGGAGATGTACCGGGTATTGCCATGAAAGGTATTTCTAAAGAATTGCCTTGGCCTGGCTCTCGTTGTGGCTGGATTGAATATTACAACAGGGATAAAGATCCTGAATTTAATAGTTTATGCCAAACACTTGATAATGCAAAAATGATTGAGGTATGTTCTACCAAATTACCTCAATTGGCTATTCCTCATGTGTTCAGCCATCCAGAATATAAAAGTTACAGAGAGCAAACCAACAAAAAAATTGGTCAAAGAAGTAAAATTATTACTGACATATTAAAATCAGTTCCGGGACTTACTTTTAATGAAACTTTTGGAGCTTTCTATAATACGATCATTTTTAATGATGGAGTACTTCACAATAAGCAGACTCTCAAAATAGATCATCCGGAGGTTAAAAAGATGGTTGAAGATGAGTGGATTACTGATGACATGCCAAATGATAAAAGGTTTATCTATTATTTATTAGCAGCTAAAGGTATTTGTGCTGTACCTATTTCTTCTTTTGCTTCTAACTTACAGGGCTTTAGAGTTACCTTACTAGAAGAAGATGAAGAGCTCTTACAAAATACTTTTACTATGTTGAAAGATGCAGTTGAAGAATATCTAGCTTCATAG
- a CDS encoding fructose-6-phosphate aldolase, whose translation MYIIKVKGKAKIPDYIQLRDENFVLIAYFRADRPLKKLEKYGLEGKEDELRELINTIPFGKLQKLEL comes from the coding sequence ATGTACATCATTAAAGTTAAAGGAAAGGCTAAAATTCCTGATTACATACAGCTCAGAGATGAGAATTTTGTTTTAATCGCCTATTTCAGAGCAGACAGGCCATTAAAAAAGCTGGAAAAATACGGCTTAGAAGGTAAAGAAGATGAACTAAGAGAGTTAATCAATACCATTCCATTTGGCAAATTGCAGAAGTTAGAACTCTAA
- a CDS encoding septal ring lytic transglycosylase RlpA family protein: protein MKTILNSIILSIILGIIATTSFAQEKEYKVGYKEKGKASYYGEKLHGKTTANGEKYDMFSMTAAHPSIPFNSIIKVTNVNSPDKWVTLRINDRGPFTKNRILDISKKAALKLNMEKTGVLEVELEILKLGDNESLTENKKPDTAKDNETLANAKSAGDEKDKETKKNTDTKKPDTQKVEVAATEKNKDVKAKAETKPEEKAVATKKDNNKAKANANSSSNKGKDKNDKAVTASNNVPLNQRFSKTGTYNVWGTPVKPKGYGLQLGSYSEIDQAIKVAEEASNLGLKGIYIQSGWTNQQPSYRVLYGAWANQDEAKENITITKRKGFPSAFVKNHL from the coding sequence ATGAAAACTATACTCAATTCTATCATATTAAGCATTATTCTAGGCATAATAGCCACCACATCCTTTGCACAGGAGAAAGAATACAAAGTAGGTTATAAAGAAAAAGGAAAAGCTTCTTACTACGGAGAAAAACTGCATGGCAAAACAACTGCAAATGGCGAAAAATACGACATGTTCAGCATGACTGCCGCCCACCCTTCTATACCTTTCAACAGCATTATTAAAGTTACCAATGTTAATTCACCTGATAAGTGGGTTACTCTAAGAATAAACGACCGTGGACCTTTTACTAAAAATAGGATTCTGGATATTTCTAAAAAAGCTGCCTTAAAACTTAATATGGAGAAAACAGGAGTTTTAGAAGTGGAACTGGAGATATTAAAATTAGGAGATAACGAAAGTCTTACAGAAAATAAAAAGCCAGATACAGCAAAAGATAATGAGACACTCGCAAATGCAAAATCAGCAGGTGACGAAAAAGATAAAGAAACCAAAAAGAATACTGATACCAAAAAGCCTGATACTCAAAAGGTAGAGGTTGCTGCTACAGAAAAAAATAAAGATGTAAAAGCTAAAGCAGAAACTAAGCCCGAAGAAAAAGCGGTAGCAACTAAAAAGGATAACAATAAGGCAAAAGCCAACGCGAATTCAAGCAGTAATAAAGGAAAAGATAAAAATGATAAAGCTGTAACTGCAAGCAACAATGTGCCTTTAAATCAAAGATTTTCAAAAACAGGAACTTATAATGTATGGGGTACACCTGTAAAACCTAAAGGTTATGGTTTACAATTAGGCTCATACTCTGAGATTGACCAAGCGATTAAAGTAGCCGAAGAAGCAAGTAATCTAGGATTAAAAGGCATTTACATTCAGTCTGGATGGACGAACCAACAGCCTTCTTATAGAGTTTTATATGGAGCTTGGGCTAACCAAGACGAAGCAAAAGAAAATATTACTATTACCAAAAGGAAGGGTTTTCCAAGTGCTTTTGTAAAAAACCACCTGTAA
- a CDS encoding AI-2E family transporter, which produces MKLPIRLSVVYLLLIFVALVSLSYIFTEIVVYIALAIVLSALLRTPTNYISQFQIYGLKVPRIIATLIAFSLIFGLVSLFIYLFVPLVSTQIQVITAMDFDNWLSNIIEPLNWVEDFLLEHNLLFFSEGVLEKNVRSGVSGFFSEFEVSMLLRDIFAFTGTFLVGFLAVLFITFFILYEKGLFRRRLISLIPNQYFEVSIAALSKIEKLLSNYLLGLLLQMVSIFSIASFGLLIVGVEYAVTIAVFAAVANLIPYLGPILGATFGLLVGLTTNTNLAESQDYIILISKILAVFGVVQLTDNIFLQPIIFSKSVKAHPLEIFLIVFVGANLGGTIGMIVAIPFYTILKVTFVEFYKGYQQYQIFRK; this is translated from the coding sequence ATGAAGTTGCCAATTAGACTATCAGTAGTTTATCTACTTTTAATCTTTGTAGCACTGGTATCGCTTTCTTATATATTCACAGAGATTGTGGTGTATATAGCTTTGGCTATAGTTTTATCAGCGTTATTAAGAACTCCTACTAATTACATCAGCCAGTTTCAGATATACGGGTTAAAAGTACCCCGTATTATTGCTACGCTTATTGCCTTTTCCTTAATTTTTGGACTGGTATCATTATTCATTTATTTATTTGTTCCCTTAGTTTCTACGCAGATTCAGGTGATTACTGCAATGGATTTTGATAACTGGCTTAGCAATATTATTGAGCCTTTAAACTGGGTAGAAGACTTCTTATTAGAGCACAATTTACTTTTCTTTAGCGAAGGTGTATTAGAAAAAAATGTTAGATCGGGCGTCTCTGGCTTTTTCTCTGAGTTCGAAGTTTCAATGCTTCTAAGAGATATTTTTGCATTTACAGGAACCTTTCTGGTTGGTTTTTTAGCTGTATTATTCATTACTTTCTTTATTCTATACGAGAAGGGATTGTTTCGTAGAAGATTAATCTCTTTAATTCCCAATCAGTATTTTGAAGTATCTATAGCTGCACTGAGCAAAATTGAAAAGTTACTCTCCAATTATTTATTAGGGTTACTACTTCAAATGGTTTCTATATTCTCTATAGCATCTTTTGGTTTGCTAATAGTGGGAGTAGAGTATGCGGTAACTATTGCAGTTTTTGCGGCAGTAGCTAACCTAATTCCTTATTTAGGGCCAATATTAGGAGCTACATTTGGTTTGCTTGTAGGTTTAACTACCAATACAAACCTTGCAGAATCTCAAGATTATATTATTCTAATATCGAAGATTTTGGCAGTTTTTGGAGTGGTTCAACTTACAGATAATATTTTCCTTCAACCTATTATTTTCTCTAAAAGTGTAAAAGCGCACCCGCTAGAAATATTTTTAATTGTTTTTGTGGGGGCAAATCTTGGTGGTACTATCGGAATGATTGTAGCAATTCCTTTTTACACTATTCTAAAAGTTACTTTTGTCGAATTCTACAAGGGGTATCAACAATATCAGATATTTAGAAAATAA
- a CDS encoding cell division ATP-binding protein FtsE, whose translation MEADIIISVNDTVVMQNQTPILEDLNFKIRNGEFVYLIGKTGSGKSSLLRTLYADLEAGKGKIQVAGFQVDSPNQKDIPFLRRKLGIIFQDFELFTDRSVEQNLYFVMKATGWNDKTLMKNRIAEVLGNVGLDGIQKKMPHQLSGGEQQRVAIARALVNHPLIVLADEPTGNLDPTVADEILDLFIEINKTGTAVIMATHHHSFLRRFPSRVLYCDNGKIRDVQKDMVLRKFVNEN comes from the coding sequence ATGGAGGCAGATATAATCATAAGTGTGAATGATACAGTGGTGATGCAAAACCAAACGCCGATTTTGGAAGACCTTAATTTCAAAATTAGAAATGGAGAGTTTGTATACCTCATTGGAAAAACTGGCAGTGGTAAATCATCGCTATTACGCACTTTATATGCCGATTTGGAAGCTGGCAAAGGCAAAATACAAGTTGCTGGCTTTCAAGTAGATTCACCCAATCAAAAAGACATCCCATTTCTTAGACGAAAACTGGGAATTATTTTTCAAGACTTTGAGCTTTTTACCGACAGATCTGTTGAGCAAAACCTTTATTTTGTAATGAAAGCCACCGGCTGGAACGACAAAACCTTAATGAAAAACAGAATTGCCGAGGTACTGGGTAATGTAGGTCTCGATGGTATACAGAAAAAAATGCCACATCAACTTTCGGGAGGTGAACAACAAAGAGTTGCTATAGCCAGAGCATTGGTTAATCATCCTTTAATTGTTTTGGCAGATGAACCAACCGGTAACTTAGACCCTACCGTAGCAGATGAGATACTCGATTTATTTATCGAAATAAATAAAACTGGTACAGCAGTGATAATGGCTACTCACCATCACAGTTTCCTGCGCAGGTTTCCTTCAAGGGTTTTATATTGCGATAATGGTAAAATAAGAGATGTGCAGAAAGATATGGTTTTAAGAAAATTTGTAAACGAGAATTAA
- a CDS encoding DUF3276 family protein, whose translation MDDNKGTGKEEIYSKRVRAGKRTYFFDIKATRSNDYYLTITESKKRYKEDGFYYEKHKIFLYKEDFSKFSGALNECIDHVKEELMPDFDFTQFESNDDESDDSMTSDLKWD comes from the coding sequence GTGGACGATAACAAAGGTACAGGAAAAGAAGAAATCTATTCCAAAAGAGTAAGGGCTGGTAAAAGAACGTATTTTTTCGACATTAAGGCAACTCGTTCGAATGATTACTATCTCACGATTACTGAAAGTAAGAAACGTTACAAAGAAGATGGGTTTTACTATGAGAAACACAAAATCTTCTTATACAAAGAAGATTTCAGTAAATTCTCTGGTGCACTCAACGAATGTATCGATCATGTAAAAGAAGAATTAATGCCTGATTTTGATTTCACTCAGTTTGAGTCTAATGATGACGAGAGTGATGACAGCATGACAAGTGATTTGAAGTGGGATTAA
- a CDS encoding DUF58 domain-containing protein, with protein MDLSKVKEYGNIELLAKQMVEGFITGLHKSPYHGFSVEFAEHNLYNTGESTKHIDWKVFARTDRLYTKRYEEETNLRCMLLIDKSSSMYYPTDSQAKIRFSIMAAACLSYMLQKQRDAVGLCTFHEEVELFTQVRSTATHIHNLFLMLQNMLEDKPEQHKTSVADVIHQVAKRIHKRSLVVLFSDMMDNSDKHDEIFSALQHLKHNNHEILIFHVYDKRTELDFNFPERPTIFIDLETGQREKAQPSQVKKIYQEQIEKRYKDIKMKCGQYKIDFIEADVAKSIDQILLPYLIKRKRMR; from the coding sequence ATGGATTTATCAAAAGTAAAAGAATACGGCAACATTGAGCTACTAGCCAAACAAATGGTAGAAGGCTTTATTACAGGTCTTCATAAATCGCCATATCATGGCTTTTCAGTAGAGTTTGCCGAGCATAATCTTTACAATACAGGAGAAAGCACCAAACATATAGACTGGAAAGTTTTTGCACGTACAGACAGGCTTTACACAAAGCGATACGAGGAAGAAACCAACCTACGCTGTATGCTTTTGATTGATAAATCATCATCCATGTACTACCCTACTGACTCTCAGGCTAAAATCCGATTTAGTATAATGGCAGCAGCCTGTTTGTCTTACATGCTTCAAAAACAAAGAGATGCTGTCGGGTTGTGTACTTTTCACGAAGAAGTTGAGCTTTTTACACAAGTAAGATCAACTGCCACACACATTCACAACTTGTTTCTAATGTTGCAAAACATGTTGGAAGACAAACCAGAGCAACACAAAACTTCGGTAGCAGATGTAATACACCAAGTAGCTAAAAGAATTCACAAACGCTCTTTGGTAGTACTTTTTAGTGATATGATGGATAATTCAGATAAACATGATGAAATATTCTCAGCCTTGCAACATCTCAAGCACAACAACCATGAGATATTGATTTTTCATGTTTATGATAAAAGAACTGAGCTTGATTTTAATTTTCCTGAAAGGCCAACTATTTTTATTGATCTAGAAACTGGTCAAAGAGAAAAAGCCCAACCTTCTCAAGTAAAAAAAATATATCAGGAACAGATCGAAAAAAGATACAAAGACATCAAAATGAAGTGCGGTCAATATAAAATTGATTTTATTGAAGCCGATGTTGCCAAAAGTATAGATCAAATATTACTACCCTATTTAATCAAAAGAAAAAGAATGAGGTAG
- a CDS encoding dihydrofolate reductase: MIVSFIVATAENRTIGKDNDLPWRLPADLKLFKKITSGHCIIMGRKTYDSIGKPLPKRTNIVITTQKNLEIEGCVVTNSIEEALAHAKSINEDEAFIIGGASIYESALDKADKLYLTLVHTEIDGDAFFPEINKNDWEVTNTEKHEKDEKHNYAFTFQTLVRKK; the protein is encoded by the coding sequence ATGATAGTATCTTTTATCGTAGCAACTGCTGAGAATAGAACCATTGGTAAAGATAATGATCTACCATGGAGGCTTCCTGCAGACCTAAAACTCTTTAAAAAGATTACGAGTGGTCATTGCATCATTATGGGAAGAAAAACCTATGATTCAATCGGAAAACCACTTCCTAAGCGAACCAACATTGTAATTACTACCCAGAAAAACCTCGAAATAGAAGGATGTGTAGTAACCAACTCTATTGAAGAAGCATTAGCACATGCAAAATCAATTAATGAAGACGAAGCTTTTATTATTGGAGGAGCAAGTATTTACGAATCAGCTTTAGATAAAGCAGATAAACTTTACCTTACCTTGGTTCACACTGAAATTGATGGAGATGCCTTTTTTCCAGAAATCAATAAAAATGATTGGGAAGTTACCAATACAGAAAAACATGAAAAGGATGAAAAGCACAACTATGCTTTCACCTTTCAAACTTTAGTAAGAAAAAAATAA